The Desulfobacterales bacterium genome includes a region encoding these proteins:
- a CDS encoding acetyl-CoA hydrolase/transferase C-terminal domain-containing protein, which produces MQPTKIKAEQIATLIADSYKDQNDIVCYLGSNAATPTASIEALTRSIKSQKPRLPFIKMVHLLLQGPVPYVEKGLQDRVMTYSIFSGGEVRQAANEGRAYYLPCTLANLESLIGEGHAYEPDVVLMKVCQNEFTGEFSLGLTVEALHTAIDHATIVIAELDPSMPFTQGQSVVDASSIDYIIEEGVKPVYDFAAPDFENLTPEERRIGELITEYFIQDGITLQVGIGKIPDAVIGTIRDAQYKDLGVQTELYGDGLMLLEKEGIVTNRKKKANMGYSTTSIIMGSRELYDFVHMRAGVQMRPSAYTNSAETVRKNSPFISVNTAIGVDLQGNVWADFIDPRRYYSGVGGQPDFIRALNDHAYGAPIIAIKSRTHRGKSKITKMHPGGISLTASAYDGLVIVTEYGIADLRGLTTGEKAMAIARIAHPRFSEDLTRYVYEDQFFTKPIGLDLDKTPKGVTLYDGQTTLSEG; this is translated from the coding sequence ATGCAGCCCACAAAAATTAAAGCAGAACAAATTGCCACCCTTATTGCCGATTCCTACAAGGACCAAAACGACATTGTATGCTACCTGGGATCGAATGCCGCCACGCCCACAGCCTCGATTGAAGCCCTGACGCGCTCGATCAAATCTCAAAAGCCGCGTCTGCCGTTTATCAAGATGGTTCATCTGCTGTTGCAGGGCCCGGTTCCGTATGTCGAAAAGGGATTGCAGGATCGCGTCATGACCTATTCCATTTTTTCAGGGGGTGAGGTGCGACAGGCGGCTAATGAGGGGCGCGCTTATTACCTGCCCTGCACGCTGGCAAACCTGGAGAGTTTGATCGGCGAAGGGCACGCCTATGAACCCGATGTGGTCCTGATGAAAGTATGCCAGAATGAGTTCACCGGAGAATTCAGTCTGGGTTTAACAGTGGAAGCCCTTCACACGGCCATTGACCATGCCACAATTGTAATCGCCGAGCTGGACCCCTCAATGCCCTTTACCCAGGGACAGAGCGTGGTGGACGCCAGCTCAATTGATTACATCATCGAGGAAGGGGTTAAGCCGGTTTATGATTTTGCGGCACCGGATTTTGAAAACCTAACGCCCGAAGAAAGACGCATTGGAGAGTTGATCACCGAATATTTTATCCAGGACGGGATTACCCTGCAGGTGGGCATCGGCAAAATCCCGGATGCGGTGATCGGCACCATCCGGGATGCGCAATACAAAGATCTCGGGGTTCAAACCGAATTATATGGTGACGGGCTCATGCTGCTGGAAAAAGAGGGCATCGTCACCAATCGCAAGAAAAAGGCCAATATGGGCTACAGCACCACCAGCATAATTATGGGATCGCGAGAGCTCTACGATTTTGTGCACATGCGGGCCGGGGTTCAAATGCGGCCCTCGGCCTATACCAATTCGGCGGAAACGGTTCGGAAAAACAGCCCCTTTATATCGGTGAACACCGCTATCGGAGTTGATCTGCAGGGAAATGTGTGGGCCGATTTCATTGATCCCCGGCGCTACTACAGCGGGGTGGGCGGGCAGCCGGATTTTATCCGGGCCTTAAACGATCATGCTTACGGGGCGCCCATCATTGCCATCAAAAGCCGAACCCACAGGGGTAAATCAAAGATCACCAAGATGCATCCGGGCGGAATCAGCTTGACCGCCAGCGCCTATGACGGCCTTGTGATCGTGACCGAATACGGAATTGCCGATTTGCGCGGCTTGACCACCGGCGAAAAAGCCATGGCCATTGCCCGGATTGCCCATCCGCGCTTCAGCGAGGATTTGACGCGCTATGTTTATGAAGATCAGTTCTTCACCAAACCCATTGGACTTGACCTGGATAAAACCCCCAAGGGCGTCACCCTGTACGACGGTCAAACGACACTATCTGAAGGGTAG